A genome region from Ptiloglossa arizonensis isolate GNS036 chromosome 4, iyPtiAriz1_principal, whole genome shotgun sequence includes the following:
- the Dcr-1 gene encoding endoribonuclease Dcr-1 isoform X2, with amino-acid sequence MAFPLNDQVYTKSFTPREYQVGLFYTAKEKNIIVCLGKSYEQTFIVIKLIQEFATNNRRLLSKGGKRALYILTDVEKYKIKASYIQQLTDLKVLLCDTCSSTEFTEKFEISYVLATTSKTCAQLLAEKKILPHQINLVIVDECHKSAHDNKLMFILQTFLTCIDVPRIIGLAVPLFNLMQEPGRLGLEIEKVEAIFQCEVETASDILSILRYSPKPKEYVVEYSNNEKGELHNTIENYTLHAIEFLRDHRHDPTEIYNEEFYEDIQKIPDPTEKPFEMMQDFLLILETLGPWCADRAALALLILIEKLKIKTPYERHYLLLNMVASVFTKIRALCDNTFEALSEKERIYKYTTPRVHRLLQVLKTYTPYYTKDIDISHNKMNNESNLKNLSRNNKGSFLKNNFLEIKKSACNWKGSDENYKKLPKSERHMRGVTDLDLLCGVIFVDKAFVAKVLFYLLNEISTYDKDLHFLSPLYAIEKNTDDIDYSRALETEHRKQEEVLKRFRIHECNLLISTSILEEGIDIPKCNFVMRYDFPKTYQSYVQCKSRARAMDALHVLLVPQNASKECVWQLAQYHYIEKTLLVKCSNNEPTEEEENEADIYAAMIPHYKPLDGDDAPSVTFNSAISLVNRYCAKLPSDTFTRLTPEWSTEKSYPMPNRAMARRMAALRLCVDLHRKNEIDDNLLPIGKENFKAKPEDAEVPALPDESKVDFSEARPGTTKRRQYYYKKTAEALTDCRPKVDVSSYLYHINMVLSCPLPEEQNTRGRRIYPPEESAIGFGIITLKEIPKLCPFPIYTRSGEVHVKLKLSKQTVVLNEVQIEKISTFVNYTFTNVLRLQQYLMLFDPNASENSYMIVPVKLNKQSDVTVDWDFLECIYKSRSAVPTKVPEEVRRNFNFDASKYHDAVIMPWYRSQDQPQYFYVAEICTNLNPKSSFPGDDYSTFEEYYLKKYDIQIQNVDQPLLDVDHTSARLNFLTPRYVNRKGVALPTSSEETKRAKRENLEQKQILVAELCAIHPFPASLWRQAVCLPCILYRINALLLANQIRCQVAQMINLGQQNLDSNFKWPTLDFGWSLAEVLKKSKECEKSKSAKNEIIQISSLNNATDNKCQDVFEDATDNLNKPRKENLNEQNHEFQLVNINEIETELQVSNNENELEIGTWSNDMAMNSMEFSTDDLNVNVLSNDFNWNGVRYGSPACESDFEGYESDDIYSDGFADTSDESEDENRGLRISYMGENVAEAVEDEKQMSKQEINKKILDLLETEKNANDILWSYTKKNEESLIAKHRQSHYEFTKIRECEIMESGSFISCNTEIVIKRKNSCNSQFEVSKPSYKHKAYIETIVNKFNKEILNNNGSLQLIKKDSNKLELTYYLNNNLFSFDFQPELKNHSGPSPSLILQALTMSNANDGINLERLETIGDSFLKYAITTYLYCTYDSIHEGKLSHLRSKQVSNLNLYRLGRQKMLGESMIATKFEPHDNWLPPCYYVPKELEQALIESGIPSTLWNQADIPTLQAVNPTEITQLVRETEQRLGIMKSELDRNDTTLSNNLDNLRCFIPYNLITQHSIPDKSIADCVEALIGAYLIACGPRGALLFMAWLGIHVLPTEEVCIIQEIEPKERIPGSTPYIKGTNEQGQITWTQIRYGTLEEPQNPLLRHIPDPEHELKLMLDGYDELEKNIGYKFHDISYLLQAFTHASYQPNRLTDCYQRLEFLGDAVLDYLITRHLYEDARQHSPGALTDLRSALVNNTIFASLAVRCGFHKYFRHLSPGLSAVINRFVRIQEENGHSISEEYYLIGEEECEAAEDVEVPKALGDVFESLAGAIYLDSGMSLDAVWGVYYAIMKTEIEQFSTNVPKSPIRELLELEPETAKFGKPEKLADGRRVRVTVDVFGKGSFKGIGRNYRIAKCTAAKCALKKLKRMQSYPREKL; translated from the exons ATGGCATTTCcactaaatgatcaagtttatACAAAATCCTTTACACCTAGAGAGTATCAA GTAGGATTATTTTATACTGCTAAAGAGAAGAACATAATTGTTTGTCTAGGAAAAAGTTACGAACAAACTTTTATTGTTATAAAATTAATCCAAGAGTTTGCTACCAATAATAGGAG atTGTTAAGTAAAGGAGGAAAGCGGGCATTATATATATTGACAGATGtggaaaagtataaaataaaagcAAGTTATATACAGCAATTAACAGATTTAAAAGTTCTATTATGTGATACTTGTTCGTCTACAGAATTtacagaaaaatttgaaatttcttat gtATTAGCTACAACTTCTAAAACATGTGCACAATTATTagcagaaaaaaaaattttaccacATCAGATAAATCTAGTCATAGTTGATGAGTGCCATAAATCTGCACATGATAACAAATTAATGTTCATTTTGCAAACCTTTTTAACTTGCATCGATGTTCCTAGAATTATTGGATTAGCTGTACCATTGTTTAATTTAATGCAAGAACCTGGAAGATTAGGACTCGAAATAGAAAAAGTAGAAGCTATATTTCAATGTGAAGTTGAAACAGCTAGTGATATATTATCTATACTACG TTATAGCCCTAAACCTAAAGAATATGTAGTGGAATATTCTAATAATGAAAAAGGAGAATTGCATAATACTATTGagaattatacattacatgctattgAATTTTTACGCGATCATCGACATGACCCAACAGAAATTTATAACGAAGAGTTTTATGAAGATATTCAAAAAATACCGGACCCCACAGAAAAACCCTTTGAGATGATGCAAGATTTTTTACTTATACTAGAAACTCTTGGTCCATGGTGTGCAGATCGTGCTGCACTTGCTCTTTTAATtttgattgaaaaattaaaaataaaaacacctTATGAAAGACATTATTTGTTATTGAATATGGTGGCATccgtttttacaaaaatacgaGCTTTATGTGATAACACATTTGAAGCTTTATCAGAAAAAGAGAGAATATATAAGTATACAACACCAAGGGTCCATCGATTACTACAAGTTTTAAAAACCTATACTCCATATTATACCAAGGATATTGATATTTCTCATAATAAAATGAACAACGAAAGTAATCTAAAAAATTTATCTAGAAATAATAAAGGAAGTttccttaaaaataattttctagaaattaaaaaatcagcATGTAATTGGAAAGGTAgtgatgaaaattataaaaaactaCCTAAATCTGAACGTCATATGCGTGGAGTTACAGACCTTGATTTACTCTGTGGGGTAATTTTTGTAGATAAGGCATTTGTAGCTAAAgttttattctatttattaaatgaaatatcTACATATGACAAAGACTTACATTTCTTATCACCTCTTTATGCAATTGAAAAGAATACAGATGATATTGATTATTCAAGAGCTTTAGAAACAGAACATAGAAAACAAGAAGAGGTTTTAAAAAGATTTAGAATACATgaatgtaatttattaatttcaactTCAATTTTAGAAGAAG GCATTGATATCCCAAAATGCAATTTTGTAATGAGATATGATTTTCCAAAAACTTATCAATCTTATGTACAGTGTAAGAGCCGAGCAAGAGCTATGGATGCGTTACATGTACTATTAGTACCACAGAATGCATCAAAGGAATGTGTATGGCAATTAGCCCAGTATCATTACATAGAAAAG ACTTTGTTAGTAAAGTGTTCTAATAACGAACCAactgaagaagaagaaaatgagGCAGATATCTATGCTGCTATGATACCACATTATAAACCACTTGATGGAGATGATGCACCTTCAGTCACTTTCAATTCTGCTATATCATTGGTAAACAG ATATTGTGCAAAATTACCTAGTGATACTTTTACAAGATTAACACCAGAATGGTCTACAGAAAAG TCCTACCCTATGCCTAATAGAGCTATGGCAAGGCGGATGGCTGCATTGCGGTTATGTGTTGATTTAcatagaaaaaatgaaatagatGATAATTTACTACCTATTGGGAAAGAAAACTTTAAAGCTAAACCAGAAGATGCAGAAGTACCGGCTTTACCGGATGAAAGTAAAGTGGATTTTTCTGAAGCGCGACCTGGAACGACTAAACGTAGACAATATTATTATAAGAAG ACAGCTGAAGCATTAACGGATTGTAGACCGAAAGTTGATGTTTCTTCTTACTTATATCACATTAACATGGTCCTAAGTTGTCCTTTACCTGAAGAACAAAATACTAGAGGTCGGCGTATTTACCCTCCTGAAGAGTCAGCTATTGGTTTTGGCATAATAACATTAAAAGAAATTCCTAAG TTATGTCCTTTTCCTATTTATACCAGATCTGGTGAAGTTCATGTAAAATTGAAACTCAGTAAACAGACTGTGGTTTTAAACGAAGTACAGATAGAAAAAATTTCCACTTTTGTCAACTATACTTTTACAAATGTATTAAGATTGCAACAGTATCTAATGCTTTTTGATCCTAATGCTTCAGAAAATTCATACATGATTGTACCCGTAAAATTAA ATAAACAGTCTGATGTAACAGTAGATTGGGATTTCTTAGAGTGTATATACAAAAGTAGAAGTGCAGTGCCAACCAAGGTTCCTGAAGAGGTCAGAAGGAACTTTAACTTTGATGCATCAAAATATCATGATGCAGTGATTATGCCTTGGTATAGGAGTCAAGATCAACCACAG taTTTCTATGTTGCTGAAATTTGCACAAATTTAAATCCCAAGTCCTCTTTTCCTGGTGATGATTATAGTACTTTTGAAGAATATTACCTTAAGAAATATGATATACAAATACAAAATGTAGATCAACCTTTGCTTGATGTAGATCATACATCAGCTAGATTAAATTTCTTGACACCTAG ATATGTGAACCGAAAAGGTGTTGCTTTGCCTACAAGTAGTGAAGAAACAAAACGTGCAAAACGGGAAAATCTGGAGCAAAAACAAATCCTTGTTGCTGAATTATGTGCAATTCATCCTTTCCCAGCTTCCCTGTGGAGACAAGCAGTTTGTTTACCTTGTATTTTGTATAGAATCAATGCCTTATTACTCGCTAATCAAATACGATGTCAAGTTGCACAAATGATAAATTTAGGACAGCAAAATTTAGATTCTA ATTTTAAATGGCCAACATTAGACTTTGGATGGAGTTTAGCAGAGGTTTTAAAAAAATCTAAAGAATGTGAAAAATCTAAGTCTGCTAAGAATGAAATAATCCAAATAAGTTCTTTAAATAATGCGACTgataataaatgtcaagatgtaTTTGAAGATGCAACAGATAATTTGAATAAACCTAGAAAAGAAAATCTAAACGAACAAAATCATGAATTTCAATTGGTGAATATTAATGAAATAGAAACTGAACTACAAGTATCAAATAATGAAAATGAATTAGAAATTGGTACTTGGTCAAATGATATGGCAATGAATTCTATGGAATTTAGTACAGATGATTTAAATGTAAATGTTTTGTCAAACGATTTTAACTGGAATGGTGTTCGATATGGTTCTCCTGCATGTGAGTCAGATTTTGAAGGATATGAATCAGATGATATTTACAGTGATGGATTTGCCGATACTTCAGATGAAAGTGAAGATGAAAATAGAGGGCTGCGAATTTCTTATATGGGAGAGAATGTTGCAGAAGCTGTTGAAGATGAAAAACAAATGTCTAaacaagaaattaataaaaagatCTTGGATCTATTAGAAACTGAGAAAAATGCAAACGACATTTTATGGTCGTATACGAAAAAGAATGAAGAATCTTTAATTGCAAAGCATAGACAATCTCATTATGAATTTACTAAAATAAGGGAATGTGAAATAATGGAAAGTGGGTCTTTCATATCTTGTAATACTGAGATTGTAATTAAAAGAAAGAATTCATGTAATTCACAATTTGAAGTCAGTAAGCCAAGTTATAAGCATAAAGCTTATATAgaaacgattgttaataaatttaataaggaaatattaaataataacggCAGTTTGCAATTAATAAAAAAGGATTCTAACAAATTGGAATTGACATATTACCTGAACAACAATCTTTTTAGTTTTGATTTTCAACCAGAGTTAAAAAATCATTCAGGACCAAGTCCCAGTTTAATTTTGCAAGCTTTAACTATGTCTAATGCAAATGATGGTATTAATTTAGAACGTTTAGAAACTATTGgagattcttttttaaaatatgCTATAACTACTTACTTATATTGTACATATGACAGTATTCACGAAGGCAAACTTAGTCACTTAAGATCTAAACAG GTCAGCAATCTAAATTTATACAGATTAGGAAGACAAAAGATGTTAGGTGAAAGCATGATAGCAACGAAGTTTGAACCACATGATAATTGGTTACCTCCTTGTTACTATGTTCCAAAGGAACTTGAACAAGCTTTAATTGAATCTGGCATACCTTCTACACTTTGGAACCAAGCTGACATTCCAACTTTACAAGCTGTAAATCCTACTGAAATAACTCAACTTGTTAGAGAAACAGAACAAAGATTGGGCATCATGAAGAGCGAACTTGACCGTAATGATACTACACTTTCAAATAATTTAGACAACTTACGTTGTTTCATACCTTACAATTTAATTACTCAACATAGCATTCCTGATAAAAGTATCGCAGATTGTGTGGAGGCATTAATCGGAGCATACTTAATTGCTTGTGGCCCTAGAGGTGCATTACTTTTTATGGCCTGGTTAGGGATACACGTTTTACCCACAGAAGAAGTTTGTATTATACAAGAAATAGAACCAAAAGAAAGAATTCCTGGTAGTACACCGTACATAAAAGGAACAAACGAGCAAGGACAGATAACATGGACGCAG ATTCGTTATGGAACTTTGGAAGAACCACAAAATCCTCTACTTCGACACATTCCTGATCCAGAACATGAATTAAAATTGATGCTTGATGGATACGatgaattagaaaaaaatattggaTATAAATTTCATGACATTAGTTATCTGTTACAAGCATTTACTCATGCTTCATATCAACCCAATAGATTGACTGATTGTTATCAACGTTTAGAATTTCTTGGAGATGCAGTTTTAG ATTATTTAATAACAAGACATTTATATGAAGATGCCCGGCAACATTCACCGGGTGCTTTAACAGATTTACGATCAGCTTTAGTTAATAATACTATATTTGCTTCTTTGGCTGTTAGATGTggatttcataaatattttcgacacCTTTCTCCTGGTTTAAGTGCTGTTATAAATCGATTTGTTAGAATTCAAGAAGAAAATGGACATTCCATTAGTGAAGAG TATTATTTAATTGGAGAAGAAGAGTGTGAAGCAGCTGAAGATGTAGAGGTACCAAAAGCATTAGGTGATGTTTTTGAATCATTAGCTGGTGCAATTTATTTGGATAGTGGCATGTCCTTAGATGCAGTTTGGGGTGTTTATTACGCTATCATGAAAACTGAAATTG AACAATTTAGCACTAATGTTCCTAAATCTCCAATTCGTGAATTATTGGAACTAGAACCtgaaactgcgaaatttgggaAACCAGAAAAATTAGCTGATGGACGTAGAGTTAGAGTTACGGTCGATGTTTTTGGTAAGGGTTCTTTTAAAGGAATTGGAAGAAATTATAGGATTGCAAAATGTACTGCAGCAAAATGTGCTCTTAAAAAACTGAAAAGGATGCAGAGTTATCCCCGTGAAAAACTATGA